The Psychrobacter sp. LV10R520-6 genome includes a region encoding these proteins:
- a CDS encoding AI-2E family transporter has protein sequence MIENWTKEFIIQRLLAITLLVVLFILCFQVVQFFIVPALWAAILAYVTFPVYKFFHEKVRLSSDFSASIMTVSISLMIGVPLVIGIFILQQEALSIISNLIYRIRVGYVDVPDSIKDLPILGQQVKDILWRINKNPEGTLEAFRLWVQSHLYYGKVALDVVFSSFAKLGMALMTLFFFYRDGTSLVRQIRQALRNIIGNRIDGYIDSVGTTTRAVVYGIGLTALAQAILAGIGYYFSGSPSPILLTILTFVVALIPFGTPFAWGAVSIWLLSQGHTAEGIGLALWGVLVISWVDNLIRPIVISGATKIPFIIIFIGVLGGLTAFGFVGLFIGPVVLAIGLAVWREWISQHKNEIFAPQEIVLNDNQNPLSVDERTENN, from the coding sequence ATGATTGAAAACTGGACAAAAGAATTTATTATTCAGCGCTTGCTGGCCATTACTTTGTTAGTGGTGCTGTTTATATTGTGCTTTCAAGTGGTACAGTTCTTCATTGTGCCGGCATTGTGGGCGGCGATTTTAGCCTATGTGACTTTTCCGGTTTATAAGTTTTTTCATGAGAAAGTAAGGCTTAGCTCGGATTTTAGCGCATCTATTATGACAGTGAGCATCTCTTTAATGATTGGCGTGCCGCTAGTCATTGGTATATTTATTTTGCAGCAAGAAGCGCTGAGCATCATCAGCAACTTGATTTATCGGATTAGAGTGGGCTACGTAGATGTGCCTGATTCTATTAAAGACCTTCCTATTCTTGGTCAGCAAGTCAAAGATATTCTGTGGAGAATCAATAAAAATCCTGAAGGCACGCTGGAAGCGTTTCGTCTTTGGGTACAATCGCATTTGTACTATGGCAAAGTGGCGCTTGATGTGGTGTTTAGCAGTTTTGCCAAGCTTGGTATGGCATTGATGACCCTGTTTTTCTTTTATCGTGATGGTACCAGTCTCGTACGTCAAATTCGCCAAGCATTGCGCAATATCATTGGCAATCGTATTGATGGTTATATTGACTCTGTAGGTACGACCACGCGCGCTGTGGTATATGGCATTGGCCTGACCGCATTGGCACAGGCAATACTTGCGGGTATTGGCTATTATTTCTCAGGGTCGCCAAGTCCGATTCTATTGACTATTCTAACCTTTGTGGTGGCGCTGATACCGTTTGGTACGCCATTTGCATGGGGTGCGGTGTCGATTTGGTTGTTAAGCCAAGGACATACCGCAGAAGGTATTGGCTTGGCCCTCTGGGGCGTGCTGGTGATAAGCTGGGTCGACAATCTAATTCGTCCTATCGTTATTAGCGGTGCTACCAAAATTCCTTTTATCATTATTTTTATCGGTGTTTTAGGCGGTTTAACTGCCTTTGGTTTTGTCGGTTTATTTATCGGCCCCGTTGTACTGGCCATTGGACTTGCGGTATGGCGCGAGTGGATATCTCAACATAAAAATGAAATCTTCGCGCCACAAGAAATAGTTTTAAACGACAATCAGAACCCGCTGTCTGTTGATGAGCGTACTGAAAACAACTGA
- a CDS encoding YaiI/YqxD family protein → MQIWVDGDAVPLVAKELIIKTAERTETMAIFVANQPIKLRKSPLITMTVVPQGFDKADDYIVEHIQAGDLAITSDIPLANDILDKGGKVLTTRGVIYDKNNIKQKLNMRDFMDTMRGTGVLELQQMSGQKPYGDRDKKAFADGLNSLVRG, encoded by the coding sequence ATGCAGATTTGGGTGGATGGCGATGCAGTGCCGCTGGTTGCCAAAGAGTTGATTATCAAAACTGCTGAACGCACAGAAACGATGGCAATATTCGTCGCCAATCAGCCGATTAAGCTGCGCAAATCGCCATTGATAACGATGACAGTAGTGCCACAAGGGTTCGACAAAGCCGATGATTATATCGTTGAGCACATACAAGCAGGCGATTTGGCCATCACTAGTGACATTCCATTGGCCAACGATATTCTTGATAAAGGCGGCAAGGTCCTAACCACGCGCGGAGTCATTTATGATAAAAACAACATCAAGCAAAAGCTGAATATGCGCGATTTTATGGATACCATGCGTGGTACTGGAGTGTTAGAGTTGCAACAAATGAGCGGCCAAAAACCCTATGGCGACCGCGATAAAAAAGCTTTTGCTGATGGGCTTAATAGTCTCGTTCGTGGCTAA
- a CDS encoding NAD+ synthase, with protein sequence MSKDTDTPNLTPSNEDSKTTMTQDTVTFALAQSHFLVGDITTNAEKMRTLALQAREQGADVIIFPELALLGYPPQDLLLRPSLSGRIKSALSTLSDIEDIVMIVGYPHVDHHGTFNSAAILHNGHQKGFYHKQFLPNYGVFDERRYFDKGRNQVLFDYKGITIGLLICEDLWEKNLTAELKQQGADLIVSLNASPFELKKQDARKTMLAKRSREHKLPIIYVNAVGGQDDLVFDGGSMAVQTDGTIAHEAPRFMNQLMLASLNVNTFKFNTQVKAPLSLSRESEMYQALVVGLRDYVNNSGFTGVIIGLSGGIDSALTLCIAVDALGADKVYAVMMPYEYTSKISLEDAQAQARRLNVSYTVCPIFDAVEGIRHTLAPLFNKSPADTTEENIQARARGVILMALSNKFGHLVITTGNKSELAVGYSTLYGDMAGGFDVLKDVYKTQVYDLASYRNRLEDTPVIPERVITRPPSAELRPDQKDQDSLPDYEVLDGILKLYIDEDMGYQDIIDKGFDAEVIAKIITMVDNSEYKRSQAPIGTKISHKAFGRERRYPLVNKWSIKG encoded by the coding sequence ATGTCAAAAGACACTGATACCCCCAACCTTACTCCCTCGAATGAGGATAGTAAGACTACTATGACCCAAGATACTGTCACTTTTGCCTTAGCCCAATCGCACTTTTTGGTCGGTGATATCACTACCAATGCCGAAAAAATGCGCACGCTAGCATTACAAGCGCGCGAGCAAGGTGCTGATGTTATCATCTTTCCAGAGCTGGCGTTACTAGGCTATCCCCCACAAGACTTACTGTTGCGCCCTAGTTTATCCGGTCGCATCAAAAGTGCTCTATCTACCTTAAGTGATATTGAAGATATCGTGATGATTGTCGGCTATCCCCATGTCGACCATCATGGCACGTTTAACTCCGCTGCCATCCTACATAATGGCCATCAAAAAGGCTTTTATCATAAACAGTTCTTACCCAACTACGGGGTCTTTGATGAGCGCCGTTACTTTGATAAAGGGCGCAATCAAGTTTTATTTGACTATAAAGGTATTACCATTGGCCTACTTATCTGTGAAGATTTATGGGAAAAGAACCTCACTGCTGAGCTGAAACAACAAGGCGCCGACCTTATTGTCAGCCTAAATGCCTCGCCGTTTGAATTAAAAAAACAAGACGCGCGCAAGACTATGCTGGCCAAGCGCAGTCGCGAGCACAAGCTGCCGATTATTTATGTCAATGCCGTTGGCGGTCAAGATGACCTAGTGTTTGATGGTGGCTCGATGGCGGTACAAACTGATGGCACTATTGCTCATGAAGCGCCACGCTTTATGAATCAGCTTATGCTAGCCAGCTTAAACGTCAACACCTTCAAGTTCAATACTCAAGTCAAAGCGCCACTGTCGTTGAGCCGCGAGTCAGAAATGTACCAAGCATTGGTCGTAGGCTTGCGTGATTATGTCAATAATTCAGGATTTACCGGGGTGATCATCGGTCTGTCTGGCGGTATTGATTCGGCATTGACCTTATGTATCGCGGTCGATGCACTGGGCGCAGACAAGGTCTATGCGGTAATGATGCCGTACGAATACACTTCAAAAATCAGTTTAGAAGACGCGCAAGCCCAAGCCCGTCGCTTAAACGTTTCTTATACGGTTTGCCCTATTTTTGATGCGGTTGAAGGCATTCGTCATACGCTTGCGCCATTATTCAATAAGTCGCCTGCAGACACTACCGAAGAAAATATCCAAGCGCGCGCGCGTGGCGTCATCTTAATGGCATTGTCTAATAAGTTTGGGCATTTGGTCATTACCACTGGTAACAAGTCAGAGCTAGCCGTTGGCTACTCTACCTTATACGGCGATATGGCGGGTGGTTTTGATGTGCTAAAAGACGTCTATAAGACCCAAGTCTATGACTTGGCAAGCTATCGCAACCGCCTTGAGGACACGCCCGTCATCCCTGAGCGCGTTATAACCCGTCCACCGTCAGCTGAGCTGCGTCCCGATCAAAAGGACCAAGACAGCCTACCAGATTATGAGGTCTTGGACGGTATTCTAAAATTATATATCGATGAAGATATGGGCTATCAAGACATTATTGATAAGGGTTTTGATGCGGAGGTGATCGCCAAGATCATCACTATGGTCGATAATAGCGAATACAAACGTAGTCAGGCACCCATTGGTACTAAGATTAGTCACAAAGCCTTTGGTCGTGAACGCCGTTATCCGTTGGTTAACAAATGGTCAATTAAAGGTTAA
- a CDS encoding metallophosphoesterase, with amino-acid sequence MIIDIIGDIHGYADKLIGLLKQLGYNHNGECFMPPDGHRALFIGDLIDRGTQQVATLETVFAMLDAGVADAVMGNHEYNALTFATLEPSHNNSNPQRYLRSHNDVHNHQHEAFLAEVPFGSKSHQYWLQRFYEIPLWLETEYACFVHACWDVDSMAVLKPLLTADNCLTPEALLMTAQKHTSPYEALERVLKGVETALPDGLVMVDKDGAERTQVRVRWWLDELNSQTIHQIARAPNSGLAQIPVDAMAENINFALKTHKPVFVGHYWLTGEPEPLSIQVICTDYSAAVDSGYLTCYQLDTEQSLPLKAANFVQYRHD; translated from the coding sequence ATGATTATAGATATTATTGGTGATATTCATGGTTATGCGGATAAGCTAATCGGCTTACTTAAACAATTAGGCTATAACCATAATGGTGAGTGTTTTATGCCCCCGGACGGTCATCGCGCGTTATTTATTGGTGATTTGATCGATCGCGGAACACAGCAGGTAGCAACGCTTGAGACTGTCTTTGCGATGTTAGACGCGGGCGTTGCTGACGCGGTAATGGGCAATCATGAATACAATGCACTCACCTTTGCTACCCTTGAACCCAGTCACAATAACAGCAATCCTCAGCGCTATTTACGCTCTCATAATGACGTCCATAATCATCAGCATGAGGCGTTCCTAGCCGAAGTACCCTTTGGCTCAAAGTCTCATCAATATTGGCTACAAAGGTTTTATGAAATTCCGTTATGGCTTGAGACCGAATACGCCTGTTTTGTCCATGCCTGCTGGGATGTGGACAGTATGGCGGTACTCAAACCGTTACTGACCGCCGATAATTGTCTGACGCCTGAAGCGCTATTAATGACGGCGCAAAAGCATACCTCGCCCTATGAAGCACTTGAGCGCGTATTAAAAGGCGTAGAAACAGCGCTACCAGATGGTCTAGTCATGGTCGACAAAGACGGCGCTGAGCGCACGCAAGTTCGAGTGCGCTGGTGGCTTGATGAGCTAAACTCCCAAACCATTCATCAAATTGCACGCGCCCCTAATTCAGGACTGGCACAAATCCCAGTTGATGCCATGGCTGAAAACATAAACTTTGCTTTGAAAACCCATAAGCCCGTGTTCGTTGGTCATTATTGGTTGACTGGCGAGCCCGAACCACTCAGTATTCAAGTGATTTGTACTGATTATTCAGCAGCGGTCGATAGCGGCTACCTAACTTGCTATCAGCTGGATACTGAACAGTCTCTACCCCTCAAAGCTGCTAATTTCGTGCAATATCGTCATGATTGA
- a CDS encoding 4-phosphoerythronate dehydrogenase has product MNTNVKAKTAQTLTIIADSNIASLDAFFNPQTLGKGAEQTVNVVTVAGRDINAQLLADTQPDVLLIRSVTPINERLLIDNHSVKFIGSATIGTDHVDEAYLAERNITFANAAGCSKHSVAQYVLTAILTLRPQYWQQPMTPLTLGIIGLGNIGSTLAHYATDLGWQVLGYDPLLPESTFNNASFAQVLSQSDVVSLHVPLTDAEGIKSSNYPTQHLIDAAVLEALPVDTLLINSARGPVIKADDLEADIDRTGRQVVLDVFEHEPQITERLLSKLAIATPHIAGYTLEGKLRGTQIIYDALCEKFTVIPAQSMHKLLPVNMFLWSELKAHPDRLIKFYDIMQDDALLRSKVADGQVNGANFDQLRRDYHLRREWQF; this is encoded by the coding sequence ATGAACACTAACGTAAAAGCTAAAACTGCCCAGACCCTTACCATTATCGCTGATAGTAATATCGCCAGCCTTGATGCGTTCTTTAATCCGCAAACGCTGGGAAAAGGGGCCGAGCAGACGGTAAATGTTGTTACTGTGGCAGGACGGGATATCAATGCGCAACTGCTCGCAGACACCCAGCCCGATGTGCTATTAATACGATCTGTGACACCGATAAATGAGCGATTATTGATAGATAATCATAGCGTGAAGTTCATCGGTTCTGCGACTATTGGTACTGACCACGTTGATGAGGCTTATTTGGCTGAGCGCAATATTACCTTCGCCAATGCCGCTGGCTGTAGCAAGCATTCGGTGGCGCAATATGTGCTGACTGCTATCTTAACTCTACGTCCGCAATATTGGCAGCAGCCAATGACCCCATTAACATTGGGCATCATTGGTCTTGGCAATATTGGTAGCACGCTGGCACACTATGCAACTGATTTGGGCTGGCAAGTGCTCGGTTATGATCCGTTATTACCTGAATCAACGTTTAACAACGCCAGCTTCGCTCAGGTACTGAGCCAAAGTGATGTGGTAAGTTTGCATGTGCCGCTAACGGATGCAGAAGGCATTAAAAGCAGCAACTATCCAACACAGCATTTGATTGATGCGGCTGTTCTTGAGGCGCTGCCAGTAGATACTTTACTAATTAATAGCGCGCGCGGACCCGTGATTAAGGCCGATGACCTCGAGGCGGATATTGACCGTACAGGACGGCAGGTCGTGCTTGATGTGTTTGAACATGAGCCACAGATTACTGAGCGTTTGTTGTCGAAGCTGGCTATCGCCACCCCGCATATCGCTGGCTACACCTTAGAAGGTAAGCTACGCGGCACGCAAATAATCTATGACGCGTTATGTGAAAAATTTACCGTGATCCCTGCTCAGTCCATGCATAAACTGCTACCAGTCAATATGTTCTTATGGTCCGAGCTAAAAGCGCATCCTGACAGACTTATTAAGTTTTATGACATTATGCAAGACGATGCGTTATTACGGAGCAAGGTAGCCGACGGCCAAGTTAACGGGGCCAATTTTGACCAGCTTAGACGGGATTATCACTTGCGCCGTGAATGGCAGTTCTAA
- the purE gene encoding 5-(carboxyamino)imidazole ribonucleotide mutase, with translation MSTASATAHSIDQHSPITSPSGQPKVGIIMGSQSDWATMSAAAQLLADFDIAFECEVVSAHRTPDRLFDYAKGAKDNGLQVIIAGAGGAAHLPGMCASQTPLPVLGVPVKSSMLSGWDSLLSIVQMPKGVAVGTLAIGSAGAYNAALLAIQILALHDNLIATKLHNLRKAQTETILASPTPGIINS, from the coding sequence ATGAGCACTGCATCGGCTACTGCCCATTCTATCGATCAACACAGCCCTATTACTTCCCCTAGCGGTCAACCAAAAGTTGGCATCATTATGGGTTCGCAGTCTGATTGGGCAACCATGAGTGCCGCCGCCCAACTATTGGCAGATTTTGATATCGCTTTTGAATGCGAAGTGGTCTCGGCGCATCGAACGCCGGACAGATTATTCGACTACGCCAAAGGCGCTAAGGACAACGGCTTACAAGTCATTATCGCGGGCGCAGGCGGCGCGGCGCATCTACCTGGTATGTGTGCCAGCCAAACGCCACTGCCGGTCTTGGGCGTACCGGTAAAATCCTCAATGCTGAGCGGTTGGGACAGCTTATTGTCTATCGTGCAAATGCCCAAGGGTGTTGCGGTTGGAACATTAGCGATCGGTAGCGCTGGCGCTTATAATGCCGCCCTGCTTGCCATTCAAATTTTAGCATTGCATGATAATTTAATTGCTACTAAGCTGCATAATCTACGTAAAGCGCAAACTGAAACTATTCTAGCCAGCCCAACTCCTGGTATCATTAACAGCTGA
- a CDS encoding rhomboid family intramembrane serine protease — MFNHTTLIIIITVVVSLLAWQNKALFNRLIFYPPAVSDGQWDRFVTHGFIHADSMHLLFNMFTLYFFGRAIEGLYEPFLGGYGFIVFYIVAIIIAMIPSYIKNRNNASYLSLGASGGVSAVLFAFILLAPWETIYLFAIVPIPAILFAVAYVAYSIYANKRGGSNINHMAHLWGGAFGVIATIILEPQVLPHFINALLSPIF; from the coding sequence TTGTTTAACCACACAACTCTTATCATTATTATTACCGTTGTTGTCAGTTTATTAGCGTGGCAAAATAAAGCGCTGTTTAATCGGCTGATTTTTTATCCACCGGCAGTGAGTGATGGTCAGTGGGACCGCTTTGTAACGCACGGTTTTATTCATGCTGACAGTATGCATCTGCTGTTCAATATGTTTACTTTATACTTTTTTGGTCGCGCTATTGAAGGTCTGTATGAGCCGTTTTTGGGTGGTTATGGCTTTATAGTATTTTACATAGTAGCTATCATCATTGCGATGATTCCAAGCTATATTAAGAATAGAAACAATGCCAGCTATTTGAGCCTTGGGGCATCGGGCGGGGTTTCAGCGGTACTGTTTGCCTTTATTTTATTAGCGCCATGGGAGACTATCTACCTGTTTGCCATTGTTCCTATTCCAGCGATATTATTTGCCGTCGCTTATGTGGCTTATAGCATCTACGCTAATAAGCGCGGTGGGTCCAATATCAATCATATGGCGCATCTATGGGGCGGTGCATTTGGGGTGATAGCGACCATTATACTGGAGCCGCAAGTGCTGCCCCACTTTATTAATGCGCTACTCTCGCCCATTTTTTAG
- a CDS encoding 5-(carboxyamino)imidazole ribonucleotide synthase, whose protein sequence is MTTANAYPVTQTIRTIGILGGGQLGMMLAQAALPLGYQCVFLEDNIDCPASLYGRVFSSEQLEDFIAAADVFTLEFENTPTVTVEQLAQLSQSNVKSTGTKSTSTKQGMFPPPIALDIAQDRLKEKQMFNTLDIATVPFMVVSSQAELKQACDTLGLPIVLKTSRGGYDGKGQYTIKQDSDIKLAWQDLKEAVSGKGALTPTPAPLIAEGFINFSREVSIIAARAQDGTVRCYDLVENHHHNGVLAKTQAPAVGTSHLFKQAKDAITTVMNHLGYVGVMALELFVTKDARGHDSLLANEIAPRVHNSGHWSIEGAITSQFENHIRAVVGLPLGDTDNVHPAIMVNVLGQYPDISAVLNIDGAHYHSYHKAERDDRKIAHITLMPNDVTDLEPALAKLVAVLPNKVGLDKKSAAINNTELNSASGAENQEADLNAAKEASTITANYKTPKDTNDEAKK, encoded by the coding sequence ATGACCACAGCCAACGCTTATCCTGTCACCCAAACCATTCGTACTATCGGTATCTTAGGCGGTGGTCAGCTCGGCATGATGCTCGCACAAGCAGCACTGCCGTTGGGTTATCAGTGTGTGTTTTTAGAAGACAATATCGACTGCCCTGCCAGCCTTTATGGCCGCGTCTTTAGCAGCGAACAGTTAGAAGATTTTATTGCCGCAGCAGACGTGTTTACCTTAGAGTTTGAAAATACCCCAACAGTAACCGTCGAGCAGCTGGCGCAGTTGTCCCAGTCAAACGTAAAAAGTACAGGTACAAAAAGTACCAGTACAAAACAAGGTATGTTTCCGCCGCCGATTGCCCTTGATATTGCTCAAGACCGCTTAAAAGAAAAGCAAATGTTTAATACACTTGATATCGCCACTGTACCCTTTATGGTGGTTAGTTCACAAGCCGAATTAAAACAGGCTTGCGATACCTTAGGACTGCCTATCGTGCTTAAAACCAGCCGCGGTGGTTATGATGGCAAAGGTCAATATACTATCAAGCAAGACAGTGATATCAAGCTGGCTTGGCAAGACCTCAAAGAGGCAGTAAGCGGCAAAGGGGCATTGACGCCGACACCTGCCCCATTAATAGCTGAGGGTTTTATTAACTTTAGCCGTGAGGTCTCCATCATTGCTGCACGCGCGCAAGACGGTACGGTTCGCTGTTATGACTTAGTCGAAAACCATCACCACAATGGTGTGCTGGCCAAGACTCAAGCGCCAGCAGTGGGTACCAGTCATTTATTTAAACAAGCAAAAGATGCGATTACGACAGTGATGAATCATCTCGGCTATGTTGGTGTTATGGCGCTTGAGCTGTTCGTCACTAAAGACGCCCGCGGCCATGATTCCCTACTTGCTAATGAGATTGCGCCGCGCGTCCACAACTCTGGGCACTGGAGTATCGAAGGGGCAATCACCAGTCAGTTTGAAAACCATATTCGCGCCGTGGTAGGTCTGCCTTTAGGTGATACCGACAACGTCCATCCGGCGATTATGGTCAACGTATTGGGACAATATCCTGATATTAGCGCCGTTCTAAATATAGATGGTGCCCATTATCACAGCTATCATAAGGCGGAACGTGACGATCGAAAAATTGCCCATATTACCTTAATGCCCAATGATGTCACCGATTTGGAGCCAGCATTGGCCAAGCTGGTTGCGGTATTACCCAATAAGGTGGGTCTAGATAAAAAAAGCGCGGCGATAAATAATACTGAGCTTAATAGCGCAAGTGGTGCTGAAAACCAAGAAGCTGACCTTAACGCTGCAAAAGAAGCGTCTACCATAACTGCAAATTATAAAACGCCAAAAGACACCAATGACGAGGCAAAAAAATAA
- a CDS encoding NAD(P)H-binding protein, whose protein sequence is MKILVIGASGRVGSDLVKQLLTDKHQVIGTTRDKKKLFDADNYSQLDLDLLANKDDIQNQIDDDVEAIYFVAGSGNKDLLEVDLHGAVKTMQAAQDKGIKRYIMLSTVFSLDTSKWTSSAIENLKEYYIAKHYADQWLVNDSTLDYTIVQAAALKERAGTGKITVNGTDAGENAIEDVAATLVAVLNDDSASKKVFSMQNGDTPINEAIASL, encoded by the coding sequence ATGAAAATTTTAGTGATTGGCGCAAGCGGTCGAGTGGGTAGTGATTTGGTTAAGCAACTATTAACCGATAAGCATCAAGTAATCGGCACCACACGCGACAAAAAGAAATTATTCGATGCGGATAATTACTCACAATTGGATTTAGATCTATTAGCAAATAAAGACGACATTCAAAATCAAATTGATGATGATGTTGAAGCAATATACTTTGTAGCAGGTTCTGGAAATAAAGACTTATTAGAAGTAGATTTACACGGTGCAGTGAAAACCATGCAAGCGGCACAGGACAAAGGTATCAAGCGCTATATCATGCTCAGCACGGTGTTTTCATTGGACACTAGCAAATGGACAAGCTCTGCGATTGAAAATTTAAAAGAATATTACATCGCCAAACATTACGCTGACCAATGGTTAGTCAACGACAGCACCCTTGATTACACTATCGTTCAAGCCGCTGCCCTAAAAGAACGTGCCGGTACCGGTAAAATTACAGTCAATGGTACTGATGCTGGCGAGAATGCCATCGAAGATGTCGCTGCTACGCTAGTAGCGGTGTTAAATGATGACAGTGCGAGCAAAAAGGTCTTTAGCATGCAGAATGGTGATACGCCAATAAATGAAGCTATCGCAAGTTTATAA
- the epmA gene encoding EF-P lysine aminoacylase EpmA: MTLDSKQTLMPTPSYAPTMTLTMARKRAKILHDIRQFFIARQVLEVQTPLLSQAGNTDTFLQSVTAHVTYQDQQRSYYLHTSPEFAMKRLLASWQVAIYQICPVFRDNEIGTRHNIEFTMLEWYQPYSSLNDLAAELGELLSVLYGYPIVMNHYRYVDAFMDFVGIHPLTASIDALQAVAEDKGLTGFDFNNKEDSRQSWLDLLFSHAVEPNLGHDLPTLIIEYPPATAALAKTALDRDGNMVAKRFELYINGIELANAYDELADGTALRQRFEQDNQLRRRHNLPPVPIDEHLLAACDDLPPCSGIAVGIDRLLMVLTGATCLQEVIPFPSGLA; this comes from the coding sequence ATGACCTTAGACAGTAAGCAAACCTTAATGCCCACGCCATCATACGCGCCAACGATGACTCTGACTATGGCGCGTAAGCGCGCAAAAATACTGCACGATATTCGGCAGTTTTTTATAGCACGCCAAGTGCTTGAGGTACAAACGCCGTTACTATCGCAGGCCGGCAATACCGATACCTTTCTACAATCAGTCACTGCTCACGTCACCTATCAAGACCAACAACGCTCCTATTATCTGCATACTTCACCTGAGTTTGCGATGAAGCGTTTACTTGCCAGTTGGCAGGTGGCTATTTATCAGATTTGTCCGGTTTTTCGTGATAACGAGATAGGGACACGGCATAATATTGAGTTCACCATGCTTGAGTGGTATCAGCCGTACTCTAGCTTAAATGACCTTGCTGCCGAGCTTGGTGAGCTGTTATCAGTGCTGTACGGCTATCCAATAGTGATGAATCATTACCGCTATGTTGACGCGTTTATGGACTTTGTCGGTATTCACCCCCTAACGGCCAGCATCGACGCGCTACAAGCGGTCGCAGAAGACAAAGGTTTAACAGGCTTTGATTTTAATAATAAAGAAGACAGTCGCCAAAGCTGGCTGGATTTATTGTTCAGTCATGCGGTAGAACCAAACCTAGGGCATGATTTGCCCACATTAATTATCGAATATCCACCTGCGACCGCCGCATTAGCAAAAACCGCTCTCGATAGGGACGGTAATATGGTCGCTAAGCGCTTTGAGTTATATATCAACGGTATTGAGCTTGCTAACGCTTATGATGAATTAGCGGATGGCACAGCACTGAGACAACGTTTTGAGCAAGACAATCAATTGCGCCGTCGTCATAACTTACCGCCGGTCCCCATTGATGAGCATTTGCTAGCCGCTTGCGATGATTTGCCACCATGTAGCGGCATTGCTGTTGGTATCGACAGACTATTGATGGTGCTAACGGGAGCAACTTGCCTACAAGAAGTAATCCCTTTCCCTAGTGGTTTGGCATAA